The Epinephelus lanceolatus isolate andai-2023 chromosome 11, ASM4190304v1, whole genome shotgun sequence genome window below encodes:
- the LOC117268868 gene encoding CLOCK-interacting pacemaker-like, producing the protein MPKEQGHLGECAARSTSKNAKDKSNSATLRACQSGSHRGQSRMGDMSNCMLSCDSEKDSEKDSGYSEAASDSVHTDVDDQRSSVSEPHRKSSRSSDNNSVNAAGHNMAPYEELTPIYVIKNLVVKPSRPEQLLHGPSLAWGGGWHSLTNAKAPTQLLLIQQPTMPAPSSSTPTPSSSLASPKGQVIKGGSRSNQNHSSKNSYLPILNSYPRIAPHPRKESHEAKSAKWVEGIKESGSEGQSQSKRVCTEEEKREAVSTTSHLLKPQQQHQKEGRVDPHSKYKGRGGHSSFPSSSHGSLLSHASSTTQHKSHHSQQNSSSDSMGSPSVSSSQTHSPPSSSDSPPSVSPSSSSPFSSKAHSPYCPAPDSSSSRHQRFLNTAEILNQSGLLAITLRTKELLKQNTATEREIAQLRQHTSLLCQVAQASQNRCNEGSDSLDKLLLAMTESGSYPDLDVSQLKVLSSSHQSKTGSEKDKEKDNNIRSTKTHSNPPQGRSLHNIDDGTSPPSPLFAPSPDTEDRQHGDGSLDLMPNSPCVSFSRSVLEQGSKKGVMAKDLSDLTMLPESSTHTNYLF; encoded by the exons ATGCCGAAGGAACAGGGGCATTTGGGGGAGTGCGCTGCACGTAGCACCTCAAAGAACGCCAAAGATAAGAGTAACAGTGCCACGCTGCGGGCGTGCCAGAGTGGCTCCCACAGGGGACAATCTAGAATGGGTGACATGAGCAACTGCATGCTGAGCTGTGACTCAGAGAAGGACTCTGAAAAAGACTCAGGATACTCAG aGGCTGCCTCTGACTCTGTGCACACTGATGTAGATGACCAGCGCAGCAGTGTGAGCGAACCTCACAGGAAAAGCAGCAGAAGCTCCGATAACAACAGTGTGAATGCTGCTGGCCACAATATGGCTCCTTATGAGGAGCTCACCCCCAtttatgtcatcaaaaacctgGTGGTCAAGCCG TCTAGACCGGAGCAGCTACTCCATGGCCCCTCCCTGGCTTGGGGTGGAGGTTGGCACAGCCTTACCAATGCCAAAGCACCCACCCAGCTCTTACTAATCCAACAGCCAACGATGCCTGCCCCTTCCTCCTCTACCCCGACACCTTCATCCAGTCTTGCTTCACCAAAAGGTCAAGTTATTAAAGGAGGCAGCCGCAGCAACCAGAACCACAGCAGCAAGAACTCATACCTGCCCATCCTAAACTCTTACCCACGCATTGCCCCTCACCCCAGGAAGGAGAGCCATGAGGCCAAGAGTGCCAAATGGGTGGAGGGGATTAAGGAGAGTGGCAGTGAAGGCCAGAGTCAGAGCAAGAGAGTGTGCACtgaggaagagaagagagaggctGTATCCACCACCAGCCACCTTCTGAAGCCCCAGCAACAGCATCAGAAAGAGGGGAGAGTTGATCCACATTCCAAGTATAAAGGCAGAGGAGGGCACAGCTCCTTCCCCAGCTCATCTCATGGCTCGCTGCTCAGCCATGCCTCCTCTACCACCCAACACAAATCCCACCACAGCCAACAAAACTCCAGCTCTGACAGTATGGGCTCACCTTCTGTCTCCAGCTCCCAGACACACTCACCACCTTCTTCTTCTGATTCCCCCCCATCcgtctctccttcctcttcatctCCCTTTTCCTCCAAGGCTCACAGCCCATATTGCCCGGCTCCAGATAGCTCGTCGTCACGCCATCAACGTTTCCTCAACACAGCTGAGATCCTGAACCAGTCGGGCCTGTTGGCCATCACATTACGCACCAAGGAGCTGCTGAAGCAGAACACTGCCACCGAGAGAGAAATTGCCCAGCTCCGTCAGCACACCAGTCTCCTCTGCCAGGTAGCCCAGGCGAGCCAGAACAGGTGCAATGAAGGTTCAGACAGCCTTGACAAACTCCTTCTGGCCATGACTGAGTCAGGTTCTTACCCAGATTTAGATGTAAGTCAACTGAAAGTGCTCAGCAGCAGCCATCAGAGCAAGACTGGAagtgagaaagacaaagagaaggaTAACAACATAAGAAGCACTAAGACACACAGCAACCCACCTCAGGGGCGGTCTTTACACAACATAGATGATGGAACATCGCCCCCCTCACCGCTGTTTGCTCCCTCGCCAGACACAGAAGACAGACAGCATGGTGATGGTTCTCTGGACCTAATGCCCAACTCCCcctgtgtttctttttccagGTCTGTCCTTGAGCAGGGATCCAAAAAAGGAGTTATGGCCAAGGACTTGAGTGATCTCACTATGTTGCCAGAGAGTTCAACACACACTAATTATCTCTTTTAG